From one Leguminivora glycinivorella isolate SPB_JAAS2020 chromosome 5, LegGlyc_1.1, whole genome shotgun sequence genomic stretch:
- the LOC125226605 gene encoding uncharacterized protein LOC125226605 encodes MFVLAVISLLIQESLLLRMVRVTVPSYLVRGQPAQLNCDYDLGDDALYSVKWYRDNEEFYRYMPKFDPPKHAYRIEGIKVNVAKSDDRKVILHQVTLKTSGLYRCEVSAEAPSFSSAAGEGKLEVIYLPKEGPRITGNEHENRRGDSIFLNCTSGRSYPEAVLSWDIDGEKVTNPDLLVEYPPSLHAHGLMSSALGLRVPVGRTMQVRCTARVALSWREGSEAVVGSQLADSKEAMLLVKSSSEVPSSSIILLTVALGLLIGTTVQSGT; translated from the exons AATCCTTACTGCTGCGGATGGTGCGCGTAACGGTGCCCTCGTATCTCGTGCGTGGTCAGCCAGCTCAGCTGAACTGTGACTACGATCTGGGCGACGACGCACTCTACTCCGTCAAGTGGTACCGGGACAACGAGGAGTTCTACCGGTACATGCCGAAGTTCGATCCACCAAAACACGCCTATAGGATAGAAGGGATCAAAGTGAAT gtaGCTAAGTCAGATGACCGCAAAGTGATCCTGCACCAAGTAACGTTGAAGACGTCGGGGCTGTACCGGTGCGAGGTGTCTGCAGAAGCACCGAGCTTCTCCTCAGCTGCTGGAGAAGGGAAACTAGAAGTTATTT ATTTACCGAAAGAAGGTCCTAGAATAACGGGAAATGAACACGAGAACCGAAGGGGAGATTCAATATTTCTTAATTGCACGTCGGGGAGATCGTACCCAGAAGCCGTGCTCAGTTGGGACATCGATGGGGAAAAG GTGACAAATCCAGATCTCCTAGTGGAGTATCCTCCATCTCTCCACGCTCATGGGCTGATGTCATCAGCTCTAGGCCTACGGGTGCCAGTGGGGCGGACCATGCAGGTTCGGTGCACAGCCCGAGTCGCACTCTCCTGGAGGGAGGGCAGCGAAGCTGTCGTTGGAAGTCAGCTGGCGGATAGCAAGGAAGCTATGTTGCTCG TGAAGAGCTCAAGCGAGGTGCCATCATCCAGCATAATCCTGTTAACAGTAGCCCTTGGGCTCCTCATTGGGACGACGGTACAATCTGGGACGTGA